The following proteins are co-located in the Lacticaseibacillus paracasei subsp. paracasei genome:
- the dltB gene encoding D-alanyl-lipoteichoic acid biosynthesis protein DltB — protein MLNLQPYENPQYFVYLIIALLPVIIGMFKGFRMHWYESLFSIVFLVMIFDADKWPQGKALLGYVVFNLLLVYAYFKYRTREGSKNSTAVFYLSVILGIAQLVVVKFTPLFQHHGSILGFLGISYLTFRVVGTIMEIRDGSIKDLNMWKFIQFLLFFPTISSGPIDRYRRFIKDYDRVPDPEHYAQLVTKAMHYLMLGFLYKFILGYIFGTLWLPSVEHMAMVSRTGAFLGLSWPVVGVMYAYSFYLFFDFAGYSLFAVAISYLMGIETPMNFNKPWMSYNIKDFWNRWHMSLSFWFRDYIYMRFVFFMMKHKLIKSRIWTAFVGYLVLFLIMGIWHGETWYYITYGLFHAMLINLTDAWLRFKKKHKDFFPHNKATHYFAIFMTANAVCFSFLIFSGFLDTLWFH, from the coding sequence ATGCTGAACTTACAACCATATGAGAATCCGCAATACTTTGTTTATCTCATCATTGCTTTACTGCCAGTTATCATTGGCATGTTCAAGGGTTTCCGGATGCACTGGTACGAGAGTCTTTTCTCAATCGTTTTTCTGGTGATGATCTTTGATGCCGATAAGTGGCCGCAAGGTAAAGCACTGTTGGGATATGTTGTTTTCAATCTGCTCTTGGTCTATGCCTACTTCAAGTATCGTACGCGAGAAGGATCAAAAAACTCAACGGCAGTCTTTTATCTCAGCGTCATTTTGGGCATTGCCCAATTAGTCGTTGTCAAATTTACACCGTTGTTCCAACATCATGGTTCCATTCTTGGATTTTTGGGCATCAGTTATCTGACATTTCGGGTTGTCGGTACCATCATGGAAATTCGGGATGGGTCAATCAAAGATTTGAACATGTGGAAATTCATTCAGTTTCTACTGTTCTTCCCAACAATTTCCAGTGGTCCAATTGACCGGTATCGCCGGTTTATCAAAGACTATGATCGTGTCCCTGATCCAGAGCATTATGCCCAGTTAGTTACTAAGGCAATGCATTATTTGATGCTTGGATTTTTGTACAAGTTCATTCTTGGGTACATTTTTGGAACTTTATGGCTCCCATCGGTTGAACATATGGCCATGGTCAGTCGTACCGGCGCATTTCTAGGCTTAAGCTGGCCGGTCGTAGGTGTGATGTATGCTTACTCTTTCTATCTGTTCTTTGACTTTGCTGGTTATAGTTTATTCGCCGTTGCGATCTCGTATTTGATGGGGATCGAAACGCCAATGAACTTCAATAAACCGTGGATGTCATACAACATTAAGGATTTTTGGAATCGTTGGCATATGAGCCTAAGTTTCTGGTTCCGGGATTATATCTACATGCGTTTTGTCTTCTTTATGATGAAGCATAAGTTGATTAAATCACGGATCTGGACAGCCTTTGTCGGCTATCTGGTGTTGTTCCTGATTATGGGTATCTGGCATGGGGAAACTTGGTATTACATCACGTATGGACTATTCCATGCGATGTTGATCAACTTGACAGACGCTTGGCTGCGGTTCAAGAAGAAGCACAAAGACTTCTTCCCGCACAACAAAGCAACGCATTACTTTGCGATCTTCATGACCGCTAATGCTGTCTGCTTCTCATTCCTGATTTTCTCAGGATTCCTAGACACACTCTGGTTCCATTAA
- the dltC gene encoding D-alanine--poly(phosphoribitol) ligase subunit 2, protein MADEAIKNGVLDILADLTGSDDVKTNLDLNLFETGLLDSMGTVQLLLALQSQFGVEAPVSEFDRSQWDTPNKIIAKVEQAQ, encoded by the coding sequence ATGGCTGACGAAGCAATTAAAAATGGTGTTTTAGATATTTTGGCAGATTTAACCGGTTCTGATGATGTGAAGACAAATTTGGATCTGAATCTGTTTGAAACCGGCTTGTTAGATTCAATGGGGACGGTACAACTGTTGTTGGCACTGCAAAGCCAGTTCGGCGTAGAAGCACCTGTTTCTGAATTTGATCGTAGTCAATGGGATACCCCTAACAAAATCATCGCAAAGGTCGAACAAGCACAATGA